Proteins encoded by one window of Cupriavidus sp. EM10:
- a CDS encoding STY4534 family ICE replication protein, with amino-acid sequence MTTSTEKSFFDLHITGLGYLNRIREVKPKKGDAFLACDIAALNGPSDDVAYVRFDTRVSGSEAQHLVRRCIQAVDAEKKVMIGFRLGDLWADTFTYSKGKRAGEQGVSLKARLLFVSWIKVDGKLVYKAEPKPTDADDRDVRNTDVPATSAEPQAAAPEPSRPAAEAADEAAADAPALEVAESF; translated from the coding sequence ATGACCACTTCCACCGAAAAGTCCTTCTTCGACCTGCACATCACCGGCCTCGGGTATCTCAATCGCATCCGCGAAGTGAAGCCCAAGAAAGGCGATGCGTTCCTGGCCTGCGACATCGCGGCGCTCAACGGCCCCAGCGATGACGTTGCCTACGTGCGTTTCGACACGCGCGTCTCGGGCTCCGAAGCGCAGCACCTGGTGCGCCGCTGCATCCAAGCGGTCGATGCCGAGAAGAAGGTGATGATCGGCTTCCGCCTGGGCGACCTGTGGGCCGACACCTTTACCTACTCAAAGGGCAAGCGTGCCGGCGAGCAGGGGGTGAGCCTCAAGGCCCGCCTGCTGTTCGTCAGTTGGATCAAGGTCGATGGCAAGCTCGTCTACAAGGCCGAGCCCAAGCCGACCGATGCCGACGATCGCGACGTGCGCAACACGGATGTCCCCGCGACTTCCGCCGAGCCGCAAGCCGCCGCGCCCGAGCCTTCCAGGCCCGCCGCCGAAGCTGCCGATGAAGCCGCTGCCGATGCCCCCGCATTGGAAGTTGCCGAGTCGTTCTGA
- a CDS encoding DUF6094 domain-containing protein: MALMFPRLARNFVKNGYFPTDEPTLERALAALAPAESSNGPLCIIDPCAGEGVAIAEAAHALGREQVQAFAVEYEAERARHARQLVDRCIHGDLMDTLISRQSFGLLWLNPPYGDLTKDANGNVGYQGQGRARLEKLFYQKALPLLQYSGVLIYIVPHYVLDAELVGWLTRHFADLRIYRAVEAQFKQVVIFGRRVRQRDQASDSVKATRALLLQIGQGDAEAEELPVEWPFLPYTVPASPAEPEHFYRVTMEPEQFAEEVGRLQGLWPTLDTHLGAAQQSLRPPARALSHWHLALALAAGAISGVVKSKTGRVLVVKGDTHKEKTLQTEYTERDDGSVAETRILTDKFVPVIRAWDMTPGSPTCGEVLTIR, encoded by the coding sequence ATGGCCCTCATGTTCCCGCGGCTCGCCCGCAACTTCGTCAAGAACGGGTACTTCCCCACGGATGAACCCACGCTCGAAAGAGCACTCGCAGCGCTGGCGCCCGCCGAATCCTCGAACGGGCCGCTGTGCATCATCGATCCCTGCGCCGGCGAAGGCGTGGCGATCGCCGAAGCCGCGCACGCCCTCGGGCGCGAGCAGGTCCAGGCCTTTGCCGTCGAGTACGAGGCCGAGCGTGCACGCCATGCCCGGCAACTGGTCGATCGCTGCATCCACGGCGACCTGATGGACACGCTGATCAGCCGGCAGAGCTTCGGCCTGCTGTGGCTCAACCCGCCGTATGGCGACCTGACCAAGGACGCCAACGGCAACGTCGGCTACCAGGGCCAGGGCCGCGCCAGGCTGGAAAAGCTGTTCTACCAGAAGGCGCTGCCGCTGCTGCAATACAGCGGCGTGCTGATCTACATCGTGCCGCACTACGTGCTCGATGCCGAGCTGGTCGGATGGCTGACCCGGCACTTCGCCGATCTGCGCATCTACCGCGCGGTGGAAGCACAGTTCAAGCAGGTGGTGATCTTTGGCCGCCGTGTTCGTCAGCGCGACCAGGCATCGGATTCGGTCAAAGCCACGCGCGCGCTGCTGTTGCAGATCGGGCAAGGCGACGCCGAAGCGGAGGAACTGCCAGTCGAATGGCCGTTCCTGCCTTACACGGTGCCTGCCAGCCCGGCCGAGCCGGAGCACTTCTACCGCGTGACGATGGAACCCGAGCAGTTCGCCGAGGAAGTCGGCCGGCTGCAAGGGCTCTGGCCGACGCTCGATACGCACCTGGGCGCCGCGCAGCAATCGCTGCGGCCTCCGGCGCGGGCCTTGTCGCACTGGCATCTTGCCTTGGCGCTTGCTGCTGGCGCGATCTCCGGCGTGGTGAAGTCCAAGACGGGCCGCGTGCTCGTCGTCAAGGGCGACACCCACAAGGAGAAGACGCTGCAGACGGAATACACCGAACGCGACGACGGCTCCGTGGCCGAGACGCGCATCCTGACCGACAAGTTTGTGCCGGTCATCCGTGCCTGGGACATGACCCCAGGCTCGCCGACCTGCGGCGAGGTGTTGACCATCCGCTGA
- a CDS encoding arsenate reductase ArsC, producing the protein MTTEKTYNALFICTGNSARSILAEGILDELGQGRFRAYSAGSHPKGEVHPLALATLERLHLPTTGYRSKSWDELVAPGAPMFDFIFTVCDNAAGEVCPVWPGKPVSAHWGVPDPAAVEGSEEQQRKAFMDAALTLKRRIELFLSLPLQRLDAMSLQHELRAIGKQ; encoded by the coding sequence ATGACGACTGAAAAAACCTACAACGCGCTGTTCATCTGCACTGGCAATTCGGCGCGTTCCATCCTGGCGGAAGGCATCCTCGACGAGCTGGGTCAAGGGCGGTTCCGCGCCTATTCGGCAGGGAGCCACCCCAAGGGCGAAGTCCACCCGCTGGCGCTCGCCACGCTGGAGCGCCTGCACCTGCCGACGACCGGCTACCGTAGCAAGAGCTGGGACGAACTCGTGGCGCCCGGCGCGCCGATGTTCGATTTCATCTTTACCGTCTGCGACAACGCCGCCGGCGAGGTGTGCCCCGTCTGGCCGGGCAAGCCGGTCTCGGCCCATTGGGGCGTGCCTGATCCGGCCGCCGTCGAAGGCAGCGAGGAACAGCAGCGTAAGGCGTTCATGGACGCTGCGTTGACGCTCAAGCGTCGCATCGAGCTGTTCCTGTCGCTGCCGCTCCAACGGCTCGATGCCATGTCGCTGCAGCACGAGCTGCGCGCCATCGGCAAGCAGTGA
- the arsN2 gene encoding arsenic resistance N-acetyltransferase ArsN2: MSTVTIYHNPDCGTSRNTLALIRASGIEPTVIEYVKAPPDRETLKALIARMGMRVRDVLRVKGTPYKELNLDAAHWSDDQLIDQMLAHPILINRPIVVSPLGVRLCRPSDMVIELLPQRPAGEICKEDGTTLLVDTPIAGSDPDLALALHEAGLPTADLTEPGRRFFAYATVSGERVGFGGFEHMGQDVLVRSLVVLPQARHRGTGSGMLAILLRRAFDEGGRQAWLLTTTAAPFFERAGFSPAERTAAPAAILATRQAASLCPSSAALLSRRMTL; the protein is encoded by the coding sequence ATGAGCACCGTCACGATCTACCACAACCCGGACTGCGGCACGTCGCGCAACACGCTGGCGCTGATCCGCGCCAGCGGCATCGAGCCCACAGTCATCGAGTACGTGAAAGCACCGCCCGACCGCGAGACCTTGAAGGCGCTGATTGCGCGGATGGGCATGCGCGTGCGGGATGTGTTGCGCGTCAAGGGAACGCCCTACAAGGAACTGAACCTGGATGCCGCGCATTGGAGCGACGACCAGTTGATCGACCAGATGCTGGCGCACCCGATCCTCATCAATCGGCCCATCGTGGTGTCTCCCCTGGGCGTGCGGCTGTGTCGCCCTTCGGACATGGTGATCGAGCTGCTGCCGCAGCGACCGGCGGGCGAGATTTGCAAAGAAGACGGCACGACGCTCCTGGTGGACACGCCGATCGCCGGCAGTGACCCGGACCTTGCGCTGGCGCTGCACGAGGCCGGCCTTCCCACCGCCGACCTGACCGAGCCGGGGCGTCGCTTCTTCGCCTATGCCACCGTGTCAGGTGAGCGCGTGGGCTTCGGCGGCTTCGAGCATATGGGCCAGGACGTGCTGGTGCGCTCCCTGGTGGTTCTGCCACAAGCACGCCATCGCGGCACCGGCAGCGGCATGCTCGCAATATTGCTGCGCCGCGCCTTCGATGAAGGCGGACGCCAAGCCTGGTTGCTGACGACGACGGCAGCGCCGTTCTTCGAGCGTGCGGGCTTTAGTCCCGCGGAGCGCACTGCCGCGCCAGCGGCGATCCTTGCCACACGGCAGGCCGCGAGCTTGTGCCCTTCGAGTGCTGCGCTGCTTAGCCGCCGCATGACGTTGTGA
- a CDS encoding PilL N-terminal domain-containing protein: protein MQSLTCVAHRLVVPALLTGCVLITGCASTGVANAPTATAMPPEPVLSARVIYPEPEPTLIPVARYGRYTLVELVPEPAQRDLTRQVIEVSIPPTFDANVGDALRHVLLRTGYRLCDTTEAAALYALPLPAAHLRLGPLSLRDALLALAGPAWELSVDDAARAVCFTRVTAARSAGRVAAVPAPGTTEAEPAQPQEAQP from the coding sequence ATGCAATCACTCACCTGCGTCGCCCATCGCCTGGTTGTGCCCGCCTTGCTCACCGGCTGCGTGCTCATCACCGGCTGCGCCTCCACGGGCGTGGCGAATGCCCCGACGGCCACCGCCATGCCACCGGAGCCGGTCTTGTCGGCCAGGGTCATCTACCCGGAACCCGAGCCGACCCTGATCCCGGTCGCCCGCTACGGGCGCTACACGCTGGTCGAGCTGGTGCCGGAACCCGCGCAGCGCGACCTGACGCGACAGGTGATTGAGGTTTCGATTCCGCCGACCTTCGATGCGAACGTCGGCGATGCCCTGCGGCACGTGCTGCTGCGCACCGGCTACCGGCTCTGCGACACGACGGAGGCCGCGGCGCTGTACGCGCTGCCGCTGCCGGCGGCGCATCTGCGGCTCGGGCCGCTGTCGCTGCGCGATGCCTTGCTGGCACTCGCCGGCCCGGCCTGGGAGCTGTCCGTCGATGACGCAGCGCGCGCGGTGTGCTTCACGCGCGTGACGGCAGCGCGCTCCGCTGGCCGCGTCGCCGCCGTCCCCGCACCCGGCACGACGGAAGCCGAACCCGCGCAACCCCAGGAGGCCCAGCCATGA
- a CDS encoding DUF3275 family protein has translation MITIPGQLAIKTIHGRNGDFNVGRLATSIGEFVVKNAELDQYAEGKYEGDFAIAEIRPSTYTANGRMVIEIRALLGGMTLSAIDALSRDDASRLSPQEVDPIDEEAQTATPTPTTAPKAAGRKKARSSRDPLVDTTPFGSEPAVASADASAHADDDGDAALFGALWPLGDVVKLDATVDRRVLRQQRDRLGDLGYEFAPLSQDWHLARV, from the coding sequence ATGATCACCATTCCCGGCCAATTGGCCATCAAGACCATCCACGGCCGCAACGGCGACTTCAACGTCGGCCGCCTCGCGACCTCCATCGGCGAGTTCGTCGTGAAGAACGCCGAACTCGACCAGTACGCCGAAGGCAAGTACGAGGGCGATTTCGCCATCGCGGAAATCCGCCCGTCCACGTACACCGCCAACGGTCGCATGGTCATCGAGATCCGCGCCTTGCTGGGCGGCATGACCTTGTCGGCCATCGACGCCCTGAGCCGTGACGACGCCAGCCGGCTGAGTCCGCAGGAAGTCGATCCGATCGACGAGGAAGCGCAGACCGCCACGCCGACGCCGACCACCGCCCCCAAGGCGGCCGGCCGGAAGAAGGCACGCAGTTCGCGCGACCCGCTGGTCGATACCACGCCGTTCGGCAGCGAACCGGCTGTTGCGTCTGCCGATGCTTCGGCCCATGCGGACGACGACGGCGACGCGGCCCTGTTCGGCGCGCTCTGGCCGCTGGGCGATGTCGTCAAGCTCGATGCCACCGTGGATCGGCGTGTGCTGCGTCAGCAGCGCGACCGCCTCGGTGATCTCGGCTACGAGTTTGCTCCGCTGTCCCAGGACTGGCACCTCGCCAGGGTCTGA
- a CDS encoding arsenic resistance protein, translating into MDRLTLERRQVWVYLAAIIAGLLVGSAWPGVNPTFEALLWPALVLLLYATFVQVPLLHLREAFRDHRFVASVLIGNFIVVPALTWGLVQWLPADPAVRLGVLLVLLVPCTDWFITFSQLGGGNVPRAIAVTPINLLLQLLLLPTYLWLMLGADLSSALSFGDVWPALLVVIIPLVAAALSERWIEARAERAAVRERLAWWPVPMLGLVVFMIAGAQVNAVWGAVGLFPSIVPLFLVFLGAAALIAKGLAWLMALPTDQGRTLAFSLGTRNSFVVLPFALSLPAGWEIAAVVIVVQSLVELFGMVFYLWWIPRRLFR; encoded by the coding sequence TTGGATCGTCTTACTCTCGAACGCCGCCAAGTATGGGTCTATCTGGCGGCCATCATTGCCGGCTTGCTGGTCGGCAGCGCGTGGCCCGGCGTCAACCCCACTTTCGAGGCCCTGCTGTGGCCGGCCCTGGTGCTGCTGCTCTACGCGACCTTTGTGCAAGTGCCTCTGCTGCATTTGCGCGAAGCGTTCCGCGATCATCGGTTCGTTGCCTCGGTACTGATCGGAAACTTCATCGTCGTGCCGGCGCTGACTTGGGGCTTGGTGCAATGGCTGCCCGCTGATCCGGCCGTGCGATTGGGCGTGCTGCTGGTCCTGCTGGTGCCCTGCACGGACTGGTTCATCACGTTCAGCCAATTGGGCGGCGGCAATGTGCCCCGCGCCATCGCCGTCACCCCGATCAACCTGCTGTTGCAGTTGCTGCTATTGCCGACCTACCTGTGGCTCATGCTCGGGGCCGATCTGTCATCGGCCCTGAGCTTTGGCGACGTGTGGCCTGCATTGCTGGTCGTCATCATCCCGCTGGTCGCCGCTGCCTTGTCGGAACGCTGGATCGAAGCCCGAGCGGAGCGCGCGGCCGTGCGCGAGCGTCTGGCATGGTGGCCGGTGCCGATGTTGGGGCTCGTCGTCTTCATGATCGCCGGTGCGCAAGTCAATGCGGTCTGGGGAGCCGTGGGACTGTTCCCTTCGATCGTTCCGCTGTTCCTAGTCTTTCTGGGGGCCGCTGCGCTGATTGCCAAAGGGCTGGCCTGGCTGATGGCGCTGCCGACCGATCAAGGACGAACGCTCGCCTTCAGCCTGGGCACGCGCAATTCCTTCGTGGTGTTGCCCTTCGCCTTGTCGCTGCCCGCCGGGTGGGAAATCGCCGCTGTGGTGATCGTGGTGCAGTCGCTGGTCGAGCTTTTCGGCATGGTGTTCTACCTGTGGTGGATACCGCGTCGCCTGTTCAGATAA
- the arsB gene encoding ACR3 family arsenite efflux transporter, protein MAVQTEAVAATPSFSMSIFERYLTVWVLLCIVAGIALGQFAPGAFQAVGRMEVAQVNLPVGLLIWIMVIPMLLKVDFGALGQVRQHWRGIGVTLFVNWAVKPFSMALLAWLFIRHVFADWLPADQIDSYVAGLILLAAAPCTAMVFVWSRLTGGDPMFTLSQVALNDTIMVFAFAPIVALLLGLSSIVVPWDTLLISVVLYIVIPVIIAQVWRRSLLRRGQAAFDRALERIGPLSIAALLLTLVLLFAFQGQAILQQPLVIAMLAVPILIQVFFNSGLAYWLNRRVGEKHNIACPSALIGASNFFELAVAAAISLFGFHSGAALATVVGVLIEVPVMLLVVRVVNRSRDWYEQAPRNVVRHPA, encoded by the coding sequence ATGGCCGTACAGACCGAAGCCGTTGCCGCCACGCCATCGTTCTCGATGAGCATCTTCGAGCGCTACCTGACGGTGTGGGTGCTGCTGTGCATCGTCGCCGGCATCGCCCTGGGCCAGTTCGCGCCCGGCGCATTCCAGGCCGTCGGCCGCATGGAAGTGGCCCAAGTCAACCTCCCGGTCGGCCTGCTGATCTGGATCATGGTGATCCCCATGCTGCTCAAGGTGGACTTCGGCGCGCTCGGCCAGGTCCGCCAGCACTGGCGCGGCATCGGCGTGACGCTGTTCGTCAATTGGGCGGTCAAGCCGTTCTCGATGGCGCTGCTGGCTTGGCTGTTCATCCGTCATGTCTTCGCCGACTGGCTGCCGGCCGATCAGATCGACAGCTACGTCGCCGGCCTGATCCTGCTGGCCGCCGCGCCCTGCACGGCGATGGTGTTCGTCTGGAGCCGGCTGACCGGCGGCGATCCGATGTTTACGCTGTCGCAGGTGGCCTTGAACGACACCATCATGGTGTTCGCCTTCGCGCCCATCGTCGCCCTGCTGCTCGGCCTGTCCTCGATCGTCGTGCCGTGGGACACCCTGCTGATCTCGGTGGTGCTCTACATCGTCATCCCGGTCATCATCGCCCAGGTATGGCGCCGCTCGCTGCTGCGTCGTGGACAGGCAGCGTTCGACCGAGCGCTGGAACGCATCGGCCCACTGTCCATCGCCGCGCTGCTGTTGACCCTGGTGCTGCTGTTCGCCTTCCAGGGCCAGGCCATCCTGCAGCAGCCGCTGGTCATCGCCATGCTAGCCGTGCCGATCCTGATCCAGGTGTTCTTCAATTCCGGCCTGGCCTACTGGCTCAACCGCCGTGTCGGCGAGAAGCACAACATCGCCTGTCCCTCCGCGCTGATCGGTGCGTCCAACTTCTTCGAGCTGGCCGTGGCGGCCGCCATCAGTCTGTTCGGCTTCCACTCCGGCGCCGCGCTGGCCACCGTGGTCGGCGTGCTGATCGAGGTGCCGGTGATGCTGCTGGTGGTGCGCGTGGTCAACCGTTCCCGCGACTGGTACGAACAGGCCCCGCGCAATGTGGTGAGGCATCCGGCATGA
- a CDS encoding helix-turn-helix transcriptional regulator: MNEIQAISALGALAHTQRLRVFRALVVAGPEGLTPSVLADQLDVARNTLSFHLKELAHAGLVSIEQQGRNLIYRADFAHMNGLLGYLTEHCCQGGVCEANESTRACTTC, from the coding sequence ATGAACGAGATCCAAGCCATTTCTGCCCTGGGCGCCCTGGCTCATACCCAGCGCCTCCGCGTGTTCCGTGCCTTGGTCGTCGCCGGCCCCGAAGGGCTCACGCCCAGCGTCCTGGCCGACCAACTCGACGTGGCCCGCAACACGCTGTCCTTCCACCTGAAGGAGCTGGCCCATGCTGGCCTGGTCAGCATCGAACAGCAGGGCCGCAACCTGATCTACCGCGCCGACTTCGCCCACATGAATGGGCTGCTCGGCTACCTGACCGAGCACTGCTGCCAAGGCGGCGTGTGCGAGGCCAACGAATCCACCCGCGCCTGCACCACCTGCTGA
- a CDS encoding DEAD/DEAH box helicase family protein, whose product MSLDTDVVPAADGTPVQGDLLEAAASPLALSLQDFVAEFGDELLDSLNRANPPVYTGQARPHRQLVLASLKRKLFQAQAEVVHAVTELLADRSERAAIVNGEMGCGKTTVGIATAAVLHAEGYRRTLVLSPPHLVYKWRREIQETVAGAKVWVLNGPDTLVKLIKLREQLGMQARGQEFFVLGRVRMRMGFHWKPVFNVRHTKHGEVGACPDCGQVITNLDGEPINPVELEAEDYRRRCSHCAAPLWTLMRPRSLSANDQSTAVFKALQRIPTIGEVTAQKLMRKFGDSFLASMLGDNIHEFINLMDGNGELVFSDRQAHRMERAMANMEFGFGEGGYQPSEFIKRYLPQGAFDLLIADEAHEYKNGGSAQGQAMGVLAAKARKTLLLTGTLMGGYGDDLFHLLFRALPGRMIEDGYRLTKSGSMTSAAMAFMRDHGVLKDIYSESTGTAHKTAKGNKVSVRTVKAPGFGPKGVLRCVLPFTVFLKLKDIGGNVLPPYDEEFREVAMDTVQAAAYRDLSGRLTTALKQALAKRDTTLLGVVLNVLLAWPDCCFRSETVVHPRTRQTLAFVPAQFNELEVMPKERELIEICKQEKAAGRKTLVYSVYTGTRDTTSRLKVLLEQEGFKVAVLRASVDASRREDWIAEQLDRGIDVLVTNPELVKTGLDLLEFPTIVFMQSGYNVYSLQQAARRSWRIGQKQPVRVIYLGYAASSQMTCLGLMARKIMVSQSTSGDVPESGLDVLNQDGDSVEVALARQLIAA is encoded by the coding sequence ATGTCCCTCGATACCGACGTTGTTCCCGCCGCCGATGGCACGCCCGTCCAGGGCGACCTGCTCGAAGCGGCCGCTTCTCCCTTGGCCTTGAGCCTTCAGGATTTCGTCGCCGAGTTCGGCGACGAGCTACTGGATTCGCTCAACCGCGCCAATCCACCCGTCTACACCGGCCAAGCCCGGCCGCATCGCCAGCTCGTGCTGGCCAGTCTCAAGCGCAAGCTGTTCCAGGCGCAGGCCGAAGTGGTGCATGCCGTCACCGAACTGCTGGCCGATCGTAGCGAACGCGCCGCGATCGTCAATGGCGAGATGGGCTGCGGCAAGACCACCGTCGGCATCGCCACGGCCGCCGTGCTGCACGCCGAAGGCTACCGCCGCACCCTGGTGCTGTCGCCGCCCCACCTGGTCTACAAGTGGCGCCGCGAAATCCAGGAGACGGTGGCCGGTGCCAAGGTCTGGGTGCTCAACGGCCCGGACACGCTGGTCAAGCTCATCAAGCTGCGCGAGCAGTTGGGCATGCAGGCGCGTGGCCAGGAGTTCTTCGTGCTCGGGCGCGTGCGGATGCGCATGGGTTTCCACTGGAAGCCCGTGTTCAACGTGCGGCACACGAAGCACGGCGAAGTCGGCGCATGCCCGGACTGCGGCCAGGTCATCACCAACCTCGACGGCGAGCCGATCAACCCGGTCGAACTCGAAGCCGAGGACTACCGCCGCCGGTGCAGCCATTGCGCCGCACCGCTGTGGACGCTGATGCGACCGCGGAGCCTTTCCGCCAACGACCAGTCCACGGCCGTCTTCAAAGCCTTGCAGCGCATCCCGACCATCGGGGAAGTCACCGCGCAGAAGCTGATGCGCAAGTTCGGCGACTCCTTCCTGGCGTCGATGCTCGGCGACAACATCCACGAGTTCATCAACCTCATGGATGGCAACGGCGAGCTGGTCTTCTCGGATCGTCAGGCGCACCGCATGGAGCGGGCGATGGCGAACATGGAGTTCGGCTTCGGCGAGGGCGGCTACCAGCCGTCCGAGTTCATCAAGCGCTACCTGCCGCAAGGCGCGTTCGACCTGCTCATCGCCGACGAGGCGCACGAGTACAAGAACGGCGGCAGTGCCCAGGGCCAGGCCATGGGCGTGCTCGCAGCGAAGGCGCGCAAGACCTTGCTGCTCACCGGCACGCTGATGGGCGGCTACGGCGACGACCTGTTCCACCTGCTGTTCCGAGCCCTGCCGGGGCGAATGATCGAAGACGGCTACCGCCTGACCAAGAGCGGCAGCATGACCTCGGCCGCGATGGCGTTCATGCGCGATCACGGTGTCCTCAAGGACATCTATTCCGAGAGCACCGGCACGGCGCACAAGACGGCCAAGGGCAACAAGGTCTCGGTGCGCACGGTCAAGGCGCCGGGCTTCGGCCCGAAAGGCGTACTGCGTTGCGTGCTGCCGTTCACGGTCTTCCTCAAGTTGAAGGACATCGGCGGCAATGTGCTGCCGCCCTACGACGAGGAGTTCCGCGAGGTGGCGATGGACACGGTGCAGGCCGCGGCCTATCGCGATCTCTCGGGTCGGCTGACCACAGCGCTGAAACAGGCGCTGGCGAAGCGCGACACGACGCTGCTCGGTGTGGTCCTCAACGTGCTGCTGGCCTGGCCGGATTGCTGCTTCCGGTCGGAGACGGTGGTGCACCCGCGCACGCGCCAGACCTTGGCCTTCGTTCCGGCTCAGTTCAACGAGCTGGAGGTGATGCCCAAGGAGCGCGAGCTGATCGAGATCTGCAAGCAGGAGAAGGCTGCGGGTCGCAAGACGCTGGTCTATTCGGTCTACACCGGCACGCGCGACACCACGTCGCGTTTGAAGGTGCTGCTGGAGCAGGAAGGCTTCAAGGTGGCGGTGCTGCGCGCGAGCGTGGATGCCTCCCGCCGCGAGGACTGGATCGCCGAGCAGTTGGACCGCGGCATCGACGTGCTGGTCACGAACCCGGAGTTGGTCAAGACGGGTCTCGACCTGTTGGAGTTTCCAACGATCGTGTTCATGCAGTCGGGCTACAACGTCTACAGCCTGCAGCAGGCGGCCCGGCGCTCATGGCGCATCGGCCAGAAGCAGCCGGTTCGCGTGATCTACCTCGGCTACGCGGCTTCCTCGCAGATGACCTGCCTGGGGCTGATGGCACGGAAGATCATGGTCTCGCAGAGCACGTCGGGAGACGTGCCCGAATCGGGATTGGACGTGCTGAACCAGGACGGTGATTCCGTCGAGGTGGCACTGGCCCGGCAGCTCATCGCGGCCTGA
- a CDS encoding ArsI/CadI family heavy metal resistance metalloenzyme, with amino-acid sequence MKRFHVHLHVDDLDRSIGFYSQLFAAQPARIESDYAKWMLEDPPVNFAISTRGSKPGIDHLGIQTDDAEELAALKARAQAADMALLDEGTTTCCYARSEKHWITDPQGVAWEHFHTLGNIPVFNEAPPPAPGTAPACCAPRNGRATAKQVSSCC; translated from the coding sequence ATGAAACGCTTTCACGTCCACCTGCATGTCGATGACCTGGATCGCAGCATCGGCTTCTATTCCCAACTGTTCGCCGCGCAGCCGGCGCGCATCGAGAGCGACTATGCGAAGTGGATGCTCGAAGACCCGCCGGTCAATTTCGCCATCTCCACGCGCGGCAGCAAGCCGGGCATCGACCACCTGGGCATCCAGACCGACGACGCCGAAGAACTGGCCGCCCTGAAAGCCCGCGCGCAGGCCGCCGACATGGCGCTGCTCGACGAGGGCACCACGACCTGCTGCTACGCGCGCAGCGAGAAGCACTGGATCACCGACCCGCAAGGCGTGGCCTGGGAGCACTTCCACACGCTGGGCAACATCCCCGTATTCAACGAAGCGCCGCCGCCCGCGCCGGGCACCGCTCCGGCCTGCTGCGCGCCGAGGAATGGCCGGGCTACCGCGAAGCAGGTTTCTTCCTGCTGCTGA